In one window of Aquimarina spinulae DNA:
- a CDS encoding DMT family transporter codes for MQNSKLSSYGIALAIVGIVLFSAKAVLVKLAYKFEISSEHLLLFRMLFSLPIYIVLALYKKPVEKNKIRRIDYLWILFFGFVGYYLASYFDFLGLQYIKAGLERIILFIYPTLVIIISRIFLKNIITKRQLLAILLTYIGVIVTFWGELQIETTHVILGGALVFLSALTYAIYLVGSGWLIPKFGVVTFTSYAMIVSSLCIIIQYLVFDRQNIMNYPLEVYFICIIMAVFSTIIPSYLVSAAIAKLGASNFSIIASLGPVSTILLAYFLLGENLSIIQIIGATIVILGVYVISKKKQNRGKSIRL; via the coding sequence ATGCAAAATAGTAAGTTATCCTCGTACGGAATTGCACTGGCAATTGTTGGTATCGTTTTATTCTCTGCAAAAGCAGTATTAGTCAAATTAGCGTATAAATTTGAAATAAGCTCAGAACATCTATTATTGTTTAGAATGTTGTTTTCTTTACCTATATACATTGTATTGGCCTTGTATAAAAAACCAGTAGAGAAAAATAAAATTAGAAGAATAGATTACTTGTGGATTTTATTTTTTGGATTCGTTGGGTATTATTTAGCGAGTTATTTTGATTTCCTTGGATTACAATACATTAAGGCAGGGTTAGAACGAATAATTCTTTTTATTTATCCAACACTGGTTATTATTATTTCACGTATTTTTTTGAAAAATATAATAACGAAGCGACAACTATTAGCTATTTTACTAACATATATTGGTGTGATCGTTACATTTTGGGGAGAGCTTCAAATTGAAACTACGCATGTCATTCTGGGTGGTGCTTTGGTTTTCTTAAGTGCATTAACCTATGCTATTTATCTCGTAGGGAGCGGATGGTTAATTCCTAAGTTTGGTGTAGTAACTTTTACTTCATATGCAATGATAGTTTCATCTCTATGTATAATTATTCAATATTTGGTTTTTGATAGGCAAAATATAATGAACTACCCCTTAGAAGTATATTTTATTTGTATTATTATGGCAGTCTTTTCTACAATTATACCTTCTTATTTGGTATCTGCAGCTATTGCTAAACTGGGAGCTTCTAATTTTTCGATTATAGCAAGTTTAGGGCCTGTATCTACAATTTTATTGGCTTATTTCCTTTTGGGAGAAAACTTGTCAATAATTCAAATAATTGGTGCTACAATAGTGATTCTTGGAGTATATGTAATCTCAAAGAAAAAACAAAATAGGGGAAAATCTATTCGCCTATAA
- a CDS encoding DNA topoisomerase IV subunit B yields the protein MSKETKYTEDNIRSLDWKEHIRMRPGMYIGKLGDGSSADDGIYILVKEVLDNSIDEYVMGAGKTIEISIQGEKVVVRDYGRGIPLGKVVDVVSKMNTGGKYDSRAFKKSVGLNGVGTKAVNALSAFFKVESTRDGKSASAEFEKGNLTNQETLEETSRRRGTKVSFVPDGTIFKHYKYRAEYVAKMLKNYVYLNPGLTIIFNGEKYFSENGLKDLLSDTINQEDRLYDIIHLQGDDIEIAITHSKTQYSEEYHSFVNGQHTTQGGTHQAAFREAVVKTIREYYGKNYEASDIRKSIVSAISIKVMEPVFESQTKTKLGSTEMGGDLPTVRTYINDFVKTKLDNFLHKNPNTAESLQRKILQAERERKDLSGIRKLAKERAKKASLHNKKLRDCRVHLTDSKKDRNLESTLFITEGDSASGSITKSRDVNTQAVFSLRGKPLNSYNMSKKIVYENEEFNLLQAALNIEESLEDLRYNNIVIATDADVDGMHIRLLLITFFLQFFPEVIKEGHLYILQTPLFRVRNKKETIYCYSEQERRDAIAKLSGKPEITRFKGLGEISPDEFVHFIGDDIRLDPVMLDKEKSIEELLSFYMGKNTPQRQEFIIDNLKVELDTIDEEL from the coding sequence ATGAGCAAAGAAACCAAATACACCGAAGATAATATACGATCCCTCGACTGGAAAGAACATATACGTATGCGACCCGGAATGTATATCGGGAAACTAGGTGATGGTTCTTCTGCAGATGATGGTATCTATATTTTAGTAAAAGAGGTACTCGACAATTCGATTGATGAGTATGTAATGGGAGCGGGCAAGACGATTGAAATCTCTATTCAAGGAGAAAAAGTAGTTGTTCGAGATTATGGACGTGGGATTCCGCTAGGTAAAGTGGTAGATGTCGTTTCTAAAATGAATACCGGAGGTAAATATGATTCCCGGGCATTTAAAAAATCAGTAGGACTTAATGGAGTGGGTACCAAAGCGGTTAATGCGTTATCTGCATTTTTTAAAGTAGAGTCTACTCGAGATGGTAAATCAGCTTCGGCAGAATTCGAAAAAGGAAATCTTACGAATCAGGAAACATTAGAAGAAACTTCTCGTAGAAGAGGAACTAAAGTATCTTTTGTGCCAGATGGTACTATATTTAAACATTATAAGTACCGCGCAGAGTATGTAGCCAAAATGCTAAAAAACTATGTGTATCTTAATCCAGGTTTGACCATTATCTTTAATGGTGAGAAATATTTTTCAGAAAATGGATTAAAAGATTTACTTTCTGATACTATAAATCAAGAGGATCGATTGTATGATATTATTCATCTTCAAGGTGATGATATCGAAATAGCGATTACTCATAGTAAAACACAATATAGTGAGGAGTACCATTCTTTTGTAAATGGGCAGCATACTACACAAGGAGGAACACATCAGGCTGCATTTCGAGAAGCAGTAGTAAAGACCATTAGAGAATATTATGGTAAAAACTATGAGGCCAGTGATATTCGTAAATCAATTGTATCTGCGATAAGCATAAAAGTGATGGAACCTGTTTTTGAAAGTCAGACCAAGACCAAATTGGGATCTACAGAAATGGGAGGAGACTTACCAACAGTTCGAACCTATATTAATGATTTTGTAAAAACTAAATTAGACAACTTTCTTCATAAGAACCCTAATACAGCAGAAAGTCTACAACGTAAAATATTACAGGCAGAACGCGAGCGTAAAGATTTATCCGGAATTCGGAAACTAGCAAAAGAAAGGGCAAAAAAAGCCAGTCTACATAATAAGAAATTAAGAGATTGTCGTGTTCACCTTACTGATAGTAAGAAAGATCGTAATCTCGAAAGTACTCTGTTTATTACCGAGGGAGATTCTGCAAGTGGATCAATAACCAAATCCAGAGATGTAAATACTCAAGCTGTTTTTAGCTTACGCGGAAAACCGTTGAATAGCTATAACATGAGTAAAAAGATTGTGTACGAAAATGAAGAATTCAATCTATTACAAGCAGCATTAAATATAGAAGAATCATTAGAAGATTTAAGATATAACAATATTGTAATTGCAACAGATGCCGATGTAGACGGAATGCACATACGATTGTTGTTAATCACCTTTTTCTTACAATTCTTTCCCGAAGTAATAAAAGAAGGACATTTATATATATTACAAACTCCATTATTTAGAGTTCGGAACAAAAAAGAAACAATCTATTGTTATTCTGAGCAGGAAAGAAGAGATGCTATTGCAAAATTATCAGGTAAACCAGAAATCACACGATTTAAGGGATTAGGTGAGATTTCTCCAGATGAATTTGTGCACTTTATAGGGGATGATATACGTTTAGATCCTGTAATGCTGGATAAAGAAAAATCGATTGAAGAATTATTGTCTTTTTATATGGGAAAAAACACACCGCAACGACAAGAATTTATCATAGATAATCTAAAAGTAGAACTGGATACAATAGATGAAGAATTATAA
- a CDS encoding LysR family transcriptional regulator: MDIKYFRLIKTITEEGNIANSSERLFLTQSALSHQLKELEGRLGFKVFHRTRNKWKLTEEGRELYRVANEVLETIEQGFNSIQQIKTGSKGNIKVSTECYSFYQGLPGFIQKMGMLYPQIDVDLILEATHQPISKLLSNEIDIALVTSIPANDRLSSITLFEDETYAIMHKEHKYGKAEYLSASDFANIHLIIHSFPLETVSVYEQFLKPNSITPIKISAIPLTEVSLEMVNANMGIICMPKWALKSLKMPRDLIFKSIGKYGVKRTHYLAVRKEDVHKKYINDFISSFKEEFLGM; encoded by the coding sequence ATGGATATTAAGTATTTCAGACTCATAAAAACTATTACAGAAGAGGGTAATATTGCTAACTCATCAGAGCGATTGTTTTTAACGCAATCGGCATTAAGTCATCAATTAAAAGAATTAGAAGGGAGATTAGGTTTTAAAGTATTTCATAGAACAAGAAATAAATGGAAATTAACAGAAGAAGGCCGAGAATTGTATAGAGTGGCTAATGAAGTACTCGAAACTATTGAACAAGGATTTAATAGTATCCAACAAATAAAAACGGGATCTAAAGGAAATATTAAAGTAAGTACAGAGTGTTATTCTTTTTATCAGGGATTACCGGGATTCATTCAAAAAATGGGAATGCTATATCCCCAGATTGATGTAGATCTTATTCTTGAAGCCACACATCAACCGATTTCAAAACTATTATCAAACGAAATTGATATTGCTTTAGTAACTTCTATACCTGCAAATGATCGATTATCAAGTATTACATTGTTTGAGGATGAAACGTATGCTATTATGCACAAAGAACATAAGTATGGCAAAGCCGAATATTTAAGTGCTAGTGACTTTGCAAATATTCATTTGATCATTCATTCTTTCCCTTTAGAAACAGTATCTGTTTATGAGCAATTCTTAAAACCCAATAGCATAACCCCCATAAAAATTTCTGCTATCCCGCTTACCGAAGTTTCTTTAGAAATGGTGAATGCCAATATGGGAATCATATGCATGCCAAAATGGGCATTAAAATCACTCAAAATGCCTAGAGATTTAATATTTAAAAGCATTGGGAAGTATGGGGTAAAAAGAACCCATTATTTGGCCGTTAGAAAAGAAGATGTACATAAAAAATATATTAATGATTTTATTTCGAGCTTTAAAGAGGAGTTTCTTGGGATGTGA
- a CDS encoding alpha/beta fold hydrolase produces the protein MDLIINKQRLQFSKSPKLLAPEKVTVIFLHDSLGCIELWKDFPKQIAKKAGCNILSYDRQGYGKSAPFITSKRNNDYLKEEAHILGKIIQNLGVSNVVLFGHSDGGSIALLTAALFPEKITGIITEGAHVFVEQETINGIKAAVLAYQNTSLKEKLYKYHGNKTEAVFRMWTETWLSEAYQSWNIEEYLPKIKCPSLIIQGEKDEYGTLDQVNSIVKNTSGYSEDLLIPDIGHTPHKESTEIVVKNVISFINKIYPSH, from the coding sequence TTGGATTTAATAATTAATAAACAGCGATTACAATTCTCTAAAAGCCCTAAGTTACTAGCTCCAGAAAAGGTAACCGTTATTTTTTTACATGATTCTTTAGGGTGTATTGAATTATGGAAAGATTTCCCCAAACAAATAGCAAAAAAAGCAGGGTGCAATATTCTTTCGTATGATCGCCAGGGATATGGTAAATCTGCTCCTTTTATTACTTCTAAAAGAAATAATGATTACTTAAAAGAAGAGGCTCATATTCTAGGGAAAATAATACAGAATTTAGGGGTAAGCAATGTGGTATTATTTGGCCATAGTGATGGTGGTAGTATTGCCTTATTAACTGCAGCTTTGTTTCCTGAAAAAATTACAGGTATTATTACAGAAGGGGCCCATGTATTTGTAGAGCAAGAAACCATTAACGGTATTAAAGCGGCAGTCCTTGCGTATCAAAATACTTCTCTTAAAGAAAAACTATATAAATACCATGGAAATAAAACTGAAGCTGTTTTTAGAATGTGGACAGAGACATGGCTTTCTGAAGCTTATCAATCCTGGAATATTGAAGAATATTTACCTAAGATTAAATGTCCTTCTCTAATAATTCAGGGAGAAAAAGATGAGTATGGAACACTGGATCAGGTAAATTCTATTGTAAAAAACACGTCGGGTTACTCTGAAGATTTACTAATTCCTGATATTGGGCATACACCACATAAAGAGAGTACAGAAATTGTGGTTAAAAACGTCATTTCATTTATTAATAAGATATATCCTTCTCATTAA
- a CDS encoding rhodanese-like domain-containing protein codes for MENQIKFYENKLAYEMDPSDLFDALEKEENIIVVDTRQSFGYKKEHIPTAINLPHQEMTVENTTHLDKTKTYICYCDGIGCNASTKGALYMARLGFKVKELIGGIEWWKFDGYATQGTKPSEGSLIRCAC; via the coding sequence ATGGAAAATCAAATTAAATTTTACGAAAACAAATTAGCTTATGAAATGGATCCTTCTGATTTATTTGATGCCCTCGAAAAAGAAGAAAACATCATAGTGGTCGATACCAGACAATCTTTTGGGTATAAAAAAGAACATATCCCAACTGCTATTAACCTACCTCATCAGGAAATGACAGTAGAAAACACGACTCATCTTGATAAAACAAAAACTTATATTTGTTATTGTGATGGTATAGGTTGTAATGCTTCGACCAAAGGAGCATTATATATGGCCAGGCTTGGTTTTAAAGTAAAAGAATTAATAGGTGGTATTGAATGGTGGAAATTTGATGGATATGCCACACAGGGAACCAAACCCTCTGAGGGTTCCTTAATTCGATGTGCATGTTAA
- a CDS encoding GNAT family N-acetyltransferase: MIIRFAKEEDIKQIVLLCKAHAIYEKATFDSNKKATLLLQYLFESETVLKCVVVEQNNELLGYATFMKQFSTWDANFYIYLDCLYLKEETRGKGIGTKIMALIKEFAISENCTVIQWQTPDFNTDAINFYKKTGAKSKAKERFFWKV; encoded by the coding sequence ATGATCATTAGATTTGCAAAAGAAGAAGATATCAAACAAATTGTTTTACTGTGTAAAGCTCATGCTATATATGAAAAAGCAACGTTTGATTCTAATAAGAAAGCAACGTTACTTTTACAATATCTTTTCGAGTCAGAGACTGTCCTAAAGTGCGTTGTTGTAGAACAAAATAACGAGCTTTTGGGATATGCAACTTTTATGAAACAGTTCTCGACCTGGGATGCTAATTTTTATATCTATCTCGATTGTTTATATCTTAAAGAAGAAACGCGAGGAAAAGGAATTGGTACAAAAATAATGGCTTTGATAAAAGAATTTGCTATATCAGAAAACTGTACTGTTATTCAGTGGCAAACTCCAGATTTTAATACCGATGCCATCAACTTTTATAAAAAAACAGGAGCAAAATCAAAAGCCAAAGAAAGGTTTTTCTGGAAAGTGTAA
- the ppk2 gene encoding polyphosphate kinase 2: MFTLEELNQVKKRKHLIHLADQKNINIKKILQKLRYEEELRSLQGELVNLQQWIAKKKLRVAVIFEGRDAAGKGGSIKRFTEHLNPRSMRIVALSKPTEVEKGQWYFRRYIKELPNPGEIVFFDRSWYNRAVVEPVMGFCTNKQYKNFMVQVPEFEHMLYEDGIIVIKFWFSISKEEQKKRFDARLQNPLKVWKFSPVDMKGQQLWTKYTKYKEQMFSKTHTTFSPWVIVKTNSKKTARLESMRYVLSRFDYTGKSKAKTTLLPDPNVILRYYRYIEQIDI; the protein is encoded by the coding sequence ATGTTTACACTTGAAGAGTTAAATCAAGTCAAAAAACGGAAACATTTGATCCATCTTGCAGATCAAAAAAACATCAACATCAAAAAAATATTACAGAAACTTCGATATGAGGAGGAGCTTCGCTCTCTACAAGGAGAACTGGTAAATCTTCAGCAATGGATAGCAAAAAAGAAGCTACGTGTTGCAGTAATTTTTGAAGGAAGAGATGCTGCCGGTAAAGGAGGGTCTATAAAACGATTTACAGAGCATCTTAATCCTCGTTCTATGCGTATTGTTGCGTTATCAAAACCTACCGAAGTCGAAAAAGGACAGTGGTATTTTAGAAGATATATTAAAGAATTACCTAACCCGGGAGAGATTGTTTTTTTTGATCGTAGCTGGTATAACCGTGCTGTTGTAGAACCTGTTATGGGGTTTTGCACCAATAAACAATATAAAAATTTTATGGTACAAGTTCCCGAATTTGAACATATGCTATATGAAGATGGGATTATAGTAATCAAGTTTTGGTTCTCGATATCTAAAGAAGAGCAGAAAAAACGCTTTGATGCAAGACTACAAAATCCTTTAAAAGTATGGAAATTTAGCCCTGTAGATATGAAAGGACAGCAATTATGGACTAAATACACTAAATACAAGGAGCAAATGTTCTCAAAAACCCATACAACATTTAGCCCCTGGGTTATTGTAAAAACCAACAGTAAGAAAACTGCTCGTTTAGAAAGCATGAGGTATGTATTATCGAGATTTGACTATACAGGTAAATCAAAAGCAAAAACCACATTACTTCCTGATCCTAATGTGATTCTAAGGTACTATAGATATATTGAACAAATAGATATTTGA
- a CDS encoding response regulator: MSKGGLRIVVLYCFVFISIVGYGRISDNIDDSKVASLEKSSRGETKPVEVKKANFDEDIYQRQLENNKQEVYLEEIARKNTIINILLVSLVLLLIILFLLYRKYKVREKNSDALKEKNEQLIEAKAEAEKLTNTKSQFISTVSHELRTPLYGVVGITTLLLEEKDISPKHKKLLSSLKFSGDYLLDLINKVLKISKIESNNEKLTKTPTNLLQLSQNLLYSFEYQAKNKNNELILEIPNELPDVLNVDSLKISEVLINLIGNSSKFTENGKIWLRIKILSIENEMITIRYEVEDNGVGIPEDKKEFVFEKFSQVGREFNKSEGTGLGLSIVKNLLEMMDSKIYLDSKEGRGTKFHFDLQLEIIDEKEEKEIDSNSNNINTVYRRILVAEDNKINQIVTKNLLNIIGYDCTIVENGFNALQMVKKEDFDLILMDLNMPYLNGTEATRRIREFNEITPIIALTAAELSEVQEECMEIGMNDIINKPLNKNDLKNIIAKHLLP; this comes from the coding sequence ATGAGTAAAGGGGGCTTAAGGATAGTAGTACTGTACTGCTTTGTATTTATTAGTATTGTTGGTTATGGACGAATAAGCGATAATATTGATGACAGCAAAGTAGCATCACTAGAGAAATCCAGTAGAGGGGAAACAAAACCGGTAGAGGTTAAAAAGGCAAACTTTGATGAAGATATATATCAAAGACAGCTTGAAAACAATAAACAAGAAGTATATTTAGAAGAGATAGCCAGAAAAAATACTATTATTAATATACTGTTGGTGAGTCTTGTTCTATTACTAATCATCTTGTTTTTATTGTATAGGAAATATAAAGTGAGAGAAAAAAATAGCGATGCTTTAAAAGAAAAAAATGAGCAGCTTATCGAAGCAAAGGCAGAAGCAGAAAAACTTACCAATACAAAATCTCAATTTATTTCTACAGTGAGTCATGAACTAAGAACTCCTCTTTATGGAGTGGTAGGGATTACCACATTATTGTTAGAAGAAAAAGATATTTCGCCAAAGCACAAAAAATTACTTAGTTCATTAAAATTTTCTGGAGACTACCTTTTGGATTTAATAAATAAAGTGTTGAAAATAAGTAAGATTGAGTCTAATAATGAAAAACTTACAAAGACTCCTACAAACCTACTTCAGCTTTCTCAGAACTTATTATATTCTTTTGAGTACCAGGCAAAAAATAAAAATAACGAGCTTATTTTAGAAATACCTAATGAACTACCAGATGTACTAAATGTAGATTCTCTTAAAATATCGGAAGTTCTAATTAATCTGATCGGAAATTCATCAAAGTTTACTGAAAATGGAAAAATATGGCTTAGAATAAAAATCCTCTCTATCGAGAATGAGATGATTACTATTAGATATGAAGTAGAGGATAATGGTGTAGGAATCCCAGAAGATAAAAAAGAGTTTGTATTCGAGAAGTTTTCCCAGGTAGGTAGAGAGTTTAATAAGTCTGAAGGAACAGGATTAGGTTTATCTATTGTTAAAAATCTTTTAGAGATGATGGATAGCAAAATTTATTTGGACAGTAAAGAAGGGAGAGGAACCAAGTTTCATTTTGATTTACAATTAGAAATTATAGATGAAAAGGAAGAGAAAGAAATAGACTCGAATAGTAATAACATCAATACTGTTTATAGACGAATATTGGTGGCAGAGGATAATAAAATAAATCAAATTGTTACCAAAAACCTTTTAAATATAATAGGGTATGACTGTACTATTGTAGAGAATGGCTTTAATGCTTTGCAAATGGTTAAAAAAGAAGATTTTGATCTTATCCTGATGGATTTAAATATGCCTTATCTTAATGGAACAGAAGCTACCAGACGTATACGAGAATTTAATGAGATCACACCCATTATTGCTCTTACAGCTGCAGAGTTAAGTGAAGTGCAAGAAGAATGTATGGAAATAGGAATGAATGATATTATTAATAAACCATTAAATAAGAATGACCTTAAAAACATTATAGCAAAGCATTTGTTGCCTTAG
- a CDS encoding peptidase M61 — translation MKKTLAKISIGVLLIGCGTNTPTNDIATNVPIATAIDLTQVKDDKVPVTINPGRFIQDTVKYRIPKVVQGTYAVSDFGKFVDDFKAFDYQGNEIKTEKEDTNTWLIANAKQLDKISYLVNDTYDIENTDIGTPFSPSGTNIEPDNYVLNLHGFIGYFDVLKNNQYALEVKAPSEMKRTSALPNAGSTISEDKAVTTDKYLATRYFEITDNPMMYGNLDVEEFMVGDIKIVLSIYSPNKVHTAAKIKETVFKMMKGQKAYLGDINSTPRYDIYLYLAPSTENAPAGFGALEHHTSTVVVLPEQMPDEALASAMIDVVSHEFFHIVTPLSVHSEDVHYFDYDKPTFSKHLWMYEGVTEYFATLFQVNQGLVEEQEFYDKIMGKIQSASGFDDTMSFTVMSENILDQPYAANYVNVYEKGALIGMCIDILMREESNGNRGILSLMKELSLKYGKNKPFNDDKIIEEITAMTYPAIGEFLQTHVVGKTPINYEEFFKKVGLSVESERVETNYIQNSGVLIVAGNQEKGTIFFTDLVSDNSFWAENGAKPNDDIVEVNGTKLTLQNANNILGATFQWQEGDDIEVKLNRAGEEVVIKTKVTKSFTKGKKLKVIDNSTKEQSELRKAWLKG, via the coding sequence ATGAAAAAAACATTAGCCAAGATTTCCATTGGTGTATTATTAATTGGTTGTGGAACCAATACTCCTACAAATGATATAGCAACAAATGTACCTATAGCAACAGCCATAGATTTAACTCAGGTAAAAGACGATAAAGTTCCGGTTACTATAAATCCAGGACGCTTTATTCAGGATACCGTAAAATATCGTATTCCCAAAGTGGTGCAGGGTACTTATGCTGTAAGTGATTTTGGGAAATTTGTAGATGATTTTAAAGCTTTTGATTATCAAGGAAATGAAATTAAAACAGAAAAAGAAGACACCAATACATGGTTGATTGCAAATGCCAAGCAGCTTGATAAAATTAGCTACCTGGTCAATGATACTTATGATATAGAAAACACAGATATCGGCACACCTTTCTCCCCTTCTGGGACCAATATAGAGCCAGACAATTATGTGTTAAATCTTCATGGGTTTATAGGATATTTTGATGTGCTGAAAAATAATCAGTATGCATTAGAGGTAAAAGCGCCATCGGAAATGAAGAGAACCTCTGCTTTGCCCAATGCAGGATCAACAATTAGTGAAGATAAAGCAGTTACTACAGATAAATATTTGGCAACACGGTATTTTGAAATTACAGATAACCCAATGATGTATGGAAATCTTGATGTCGAAGAATTTATGGTTGGGGATATCAAAATTGTGCTAAGTATATATTCTCCGAATAAAGTACATACAGCGGCTAAGATAAAAGAAACGGTATTTAAAATGATGAAAGGGCAAAAAGCATATCTTGGAGATATCAATAGTACGCCTCGTTATGATATATATTTGTATTTAGCACCCAGCACAGAAAATGCCCCTGCGGGATTTGGAGCACTAGAGCATCATACGTCTACCGTAGTAGTATTACCAGAACAAATGCCCGATGAAGCGTTGGCATCTGCAATGATTGATGTCGTTTCTCATGAATTTTTCCATATTGTAACTCCACTTAGTGTGCATTCTGAAGATGTACATTACTTCGATTATGACAAACCTACTTTTTCAAAACATTTATGGATGTATGAAGGAGTAACCGAATATTTTGCGACCTTATTTCAGGTTAACCAGGGATTGGTAGAAGAGCAGGAGTTTTATGATAAAATCATGGGTAAAATTCAGAGTGCAAGTGGATTTGATGATACAATGAGTTTTACCGTAATGAGTGAAAATATATTGGATCAACCTTATGCCGCTAACTATGTTAATGTATATGAAAAAGGAGCATTAATAGGCATGTGTATTGATATTCTAATGCGTGAAGAAAGTAATGGGAATCGAGGAATCTTATCTTTGATGAAAGAGTTATCTCTTAAATATGGTAAAAACAAACCTTTTAACGATGATAAAATTATAGAAGAGATTACGGCAATGACTTATCCAGCTATTGGTGAATTTTTGCAAACTCATGTTGTAGGAAAAACTCCTATTAACTATGAAGAATTCTTTAAAAAAGTTGGGTTATCGGTAGAATCAGAAAGAGTAGAAACAAATTATATCCAAAATTCTGGAGTCTTAATTGTAGCTGGAAATCAGGAAAAAGGAACTATCTTTTTTACAGATTTAGTTTCTGATAATAGCTTCTGGGCAGAAAATGGAGCGAAACCAAACGATGATATTGTAGAAGTAAATGGTACTAAATTGACATTGCAGAATGCTAATAATATACTAGGTGCGACTTTTCAATGGCAAGAAGGAGATGATATTGAAGTTAAACTTAATAGAGCAGGAGAAGAAGTTGTTATTAAAACTAAAGTAACTAAATCTTTTACCAAAGGGAAAAAACTTAAAGTAATTGATAATTCTACAAAAGAGCAATCAGAGCTTAGAAAAGCTTGGTTAAAAGGATAG
- the ppk2 gene encoding polyphosphate kinase 2: MKTTQKTKHINLSKEDLEILNSPIGLKYLFMDKKTDVEKVLRMVKYEIQLKELQAELIKLQNWSIKNEKKIVIIFEGRDAAGKGGAIRRITSHINPRHFRIVALPKPTSEEEGQWYFQRYVNQLPTPGEMVLFDRSWYNRAVVEPVNGFCTENQYTTFMGQVNDFERMILESDTYLIKFYFSITKEEQAARFKDIKSSPLKKWKMTPVDEKAQELWEEYTKYKVKMFKKTNTELSPWVIIEADRKTEARIKAIQYVLNTIPYKDEEVI; encoded by the coding sequence ATGAAGACAACTCAAAAAACAAAACATATTAACCTTTCTAAAGAAGATCTGGAAATCCTAAACTCTCCTATTGGTTTAAAATATCTGTTTATGGATAAAAAGACTGATGTTGAAAAGGTGTTGAGAATGGTTAAATATGAAATACAATTAAAAGAACTTCAGGCCGAACTTATCAAATTACAAAACTGGAGCATAAAAAATGAGAAGAAAATAGTAATTATTTTTGAAGGCCGTGATGCTGCAGGAAAAGGCGGGGCAATACGCCGAATTACTTCTCATATAAATCCCAGACATTTTCGAATTGTAGCATTGCCAAAACCTACTAGTGAAGAAGAAGGACAATGGTATTTTCAGCGTTATGTAAATCAATTGCCTACACCAGGAGAAATGGTTCTTTTTGATCGTAGCTGGTATAATCGGGCAGTTGTAGAACCTGTTAATGGGTTTTGCACCGAAAATCAGTATACAACATTTATGGGGCAGGTAAACGATTTTGAAAGAATGATATTAGAATCTGACACGTATCTCATTAAGTTTTATTTTTCTATCACCAAAGAAGAACAAGCTGCTCGTTTTAAAGATATCAAATCAAGTCCTTTAAAAAAATGGAAAATGACCCCTGTAGATGAAAAGGCTCAAGAACTCTGGGAAGAATATACTAAGTATAAGGTTAAAATGTTTAAAAAAACGAATACCGAGCTTTCTCCCTGGGTTATCATCGAGGCCGATCGTAAAACCGAAGCGCGAATTAAAGCTATACAATATGTTTTAAATACGATTCCTTACAAAGATGAAGAAGTTATTTAA